The following are from one region of the Natronosporangium hydrolyticum genome:
- a CDS encoding ABC transporter ATP-binding protein: protein MSLSVEELRVYYRTMRGDVQALDGVTFEVADGEIMGVAGESGCGKTTLSKSLIRLDGRMQYIGGSVELDGVTLPVHDQHKMNKFRYREVSIVPQYAMSAMNPIRKIGKMISELLGSRGHSYRELLPELERRLELVGLPPEVLGRYPLELSGGMKQRMVLVISTLLDPSLLIADEVTSALDVSTQKAVAETLVEFRDRQFVKSMIVVTHDISLVYQIADTIMVMYAGKLAEKASTETIINSPRHPYTQLLISSLPEVGVRYADKQLTGIPGSPPHLLDPPQGCRFRDRCPFAFEKCVEEPPYVEVAPNHSVACWKA, encoded by the coding sequence GTGAGTCTGAGCGTTGAGGAGCTGCGGGTCTACTACCGCACCATGCGCGGGGATGTGCAGGCGCTGGACGGGGTGACCTTCGAGGTCGCCGACGGCGAGATCATGGGCGTCGCGGGGGAGTCCGGCTGCGGCAAGACCACGCTGAGCAAGAGCCTGATCCGGCTGGACGGCCGGATGCAGTACATCGGCGGGTCGGTGGAGCTCGACGGTGTCACCCTGCCGGTGCACGACCAGCACAAGATGAACAAGTTCCGCTACCGCGAGGTCTCGATCGTCCCGCAGTACGCGATGAGCGCCATGAATCCGATCCGCAAGATCGGAAAGATGATCTCGGAGTTGCTGGGGTCACGCGGCCACTCGTACCGGGAGCTGCTGCCGGAGCTGGAGCGGCGGCTGGAGCTGGTGGGGCTGCCCCCGGAGGTGCTCGGGCGGTATCCGCTGGAGCTCTCTGGCGGGATGAAACAGCGGATGGTGTTGGTGATCTCGACGCTGCTGGATCCCTCGCTGCTGATCGCCGATGAGGTCACCTCGGCGTTGGACGTCTCCACTCAGAAGGCGGTGGCGGAGACACTGGTCGAGTTCCGGGACCGGCAGTTCGTCAAGAGCATGATTGTGGTGACGCACGACATCTCGCTCGTCTACCAGATCGCCGACACGATCATGGTGATGTACGCCGGAAAGTTGGCAGAGAAGGCGTCCACTGAGACGATCATCAACTCGCCACGGCATCCCTACACCCAGCTGTTGATCTCCTCGCTGCCGGAGGTCGGGGTGCGGTACGCCGACAAGCAGCTGACCGGTATCCCGGGCAGCCCACCGCATCTGCTGGACCCGCCGCAGGGTTGCCGGTTCCGGGATCGGTGTCCGTTCGCGTTCGAGAAGTGTGTCGAGGAGCCCCCCTACGTCGAGGTCGCTCCGAACCACTCCGTCGCCTGCTGGAAGGCCTGA
- a CDS encoding ABC transporter permease, whose product MTDIKTPEGADNPAGAVDPTATPAAAGAPGGPGGPTAVAGGAGGLAGRRFEGLYFALRNPKVIGGLSIIIFFLLLGLIGPLFTDFGPRERNVGPLGAPPSAEHWVGTTWYGQDVFTQLAYGARASFLVGVSAALIAALIGMTMGFIAGYRGGWVDEILMTITNVVLVLPAFVVLIVVTAYLGINNHFTQAFVIGIFSWPWVARAVRAQTFSLRNRDFVDLARLTGVRPLTIIRKEIAPNMGSYLLMSFVLLFAGAVLFAASLDFLGLGPRDSMSLGLMLEQARAANAWILGVWWWFIPPGLAITMITGAAYVTNVGLDEVFNPKLREM is encoded by the coding sequence ATGACCGACATCAAGACCCCCGAGGGAGCCGACAACCCGGCGGGCGCGGTCGACCCCACCGCCACGCCGGCCGCCGCGGGCGCGCCGGGTGGGCCGGGCGGCCCGACCGCGGTCGCCGGTGGCGCCGGTGGGCTGGCGGGCCGCCGGTTCGAGGGGCTGTACTTCGCGCTGCGCAACCCGAAGGTGATCGGCGGCCTCTCGATAATCATCTTCTTCCTGTTGTTGGGGTTGATCGGCCCGCTCTTCACCGATTTCGGGCCGCGGGAGCGCAACGTCGGTCCGTTGGGGGCGCCACCGTCGGCCGAGCACTGGGTCGGCACCACCTGGTATGGGCAGGATGTCTTCACCCAGCTCGCCTACGGGGCCCGGGCGTCGTTCCTGGTCGGGGTCTCGGCGGCGCTGATCGCCGCGCTGATCGGGATGACCATGGGGTTCATCGCCGGCTACCGCGGTGGTTGGGTGGACGAGATCCTGATGACTATCACCAACGTGGTGCTGGTGCTGCCGGCGTTCGTGGTGCTGATCGTGGTCACCGCCTATCTCGGCATCAACAATCACTTCACCCAGGCCTTCGTGATCGGCATCTTCTCCTGGCCCTGGGTGGCCCGGGCGGTCCGGGCCCAGACGTTCTCGCTCCGCAATCGGGACTTCGTCGACCTCGCTCGACTCACCGGCGTCCGTCCATTGACGATCATCCGCAAGGAGATCGCTCCGAACATGGGCTCGTATCTGCTGATGTCGTTCGTGCTGTTGTTCGCCGGGGCGGTGCTCTTCGCCGCGTCGCTGGACTTCCTCGGGCTCGGCCCGCGGGATTCGATGTCGCTGGGGCTGATGCTGGAGCAGGCGCGGGCGGCCAACGCCTGGATCCTCGGTGTGTGGTGGTGGTTCATCCCGCCGGGCCTGGCGATCACGATGATCACCGGGGCGGCGTACGTCACCAACGTGGGCCTGGACGAGGTGTTCAACCCCAAGCTGAGGGAGATGTGA